From one Triticum urartu cultivar G1812 chromosome 3, Tu2.1, whole genome shotgun sequence genomic stretch:
- the LOC125546383 gene encoding uncharacterized protein LOC125546383, with amino-acid sequence MGDLACDSERVLMEGHGASSVCKDDMLLLEEALPPAGQTPGSCVELRHNLEGTHKQARDAGSLDTEVDISGSPSSGIKRGKGGDGNSHAISNYSEPKSSSPYERLPSFPSTSRLLVSAMKGGRERSSSEASPTGARHVNWASDVYDPPVTSVDHTVKGHQQRSRSRKKDKGKQKQKQKKRKSRGNGKKSGLHDAAHNPPALDVPGPSSPDELGLGEVEEAEVLDYSAFDSQEPKCGGGFPHEIAAAWTCFPAAEAS; translated from the exons ATGGGTGATTTGGCTTGTGATTCTGAAAGAGTGCTCATGGAGGGTCACGGTGCCTCTTCTGTCTGCAAGGATGACATGCTTCTGCTAGAGGAGGCACTTCCTCCAGCTGGGCAGACTCCAGGTTCTTGTGTGGAGCTCCGTCATAACCTGGAGGGAACTCATAAACAAGCAAGGGATGCTGGTTCTTTGGACACTGAAGTTGATATCTCAGGTTCTCCCAGCTCAGGAATAAAGAGAGGCAAAGGAGGTGATGGAAACTCCCATGCAATCTCCAATTACAGTGAACCAAAGTCCTCTTCACCTTATGAGCGCTTGCCGTCCTTTCCG TCGACGTCAAGGCTTCTCGTCTCCGCTATGAAAGGAGGCCGTGAGAGAAGCAGCAGTGAAGCATCGCCAACTGGAGCCCGCCACGTGAATTGGGCCTCAGATGTATATGACCCCCCAGTCACCTCTGTCGACCACACGGTGAAGGGCCACCAGCAGCGCTCCAGGTCCAGGAAGAAGGACAAGGGCAAGCAGAAACAGAagcagaagaagaggaagtcGCGCGGGAACGGCAAGAAGAGCGGCCTCCATGATGCCGCCCACAACCCGCCTGCTCTCGACGTGCCCGG GCCATCTTCGCCCGACGAACTAGGCTTAGGCGAAGTGGAGGAGGCCGAGGTGCTGGACTACAGCGCCTTCGACAGCCAGGAGCCCAAGTGCGGAGGCGGCTTCCCACACGAGATCGCCGCGGCGTGGACGTGTTTCCCCGCTGCCGAGGCGTCATGA